The genomic interval ttttaaatactcgttgtggatacggatatctggatgttgtagtgttcatttttggggttgttatatagaactctagtatttattggaggttatttatttatgttccgttgcgtgcatgttaattatggtatcagatataggtgattggaacacgtggcacccgagccccacctggtgggtttggggcgtcacattttggtattagagcattaggttatagattctgcaaactttaggattgattaataccagagtataggtacgaataaggataaggataggaattggTAGATTAGGATattgataggagattttgagttttatttcgcagcttagaggcagaaatcccttgatggattTCAATGAGTTTCTCAATCCAgccagtttcagaaaaccacggtgaATTCATTGACGGTTATGTTTTTGAGCAGAGAGACTAgaactcagaattagaacttgagggttAGGTTGATTTGGGTATAAGCTGATtgtttaatgttttaattgatgatttaaatgttaaactgatTTGTTATTTTATAAATGTACCTAATGTGATATGAAGGTTCTAATTTCGCTTTTGTCCTATCCACgggatggattccaggggaaaggaTGTTGATGTTGGAGAGGAGAATGATGTAGGAGCTACGAGTGTGGGAGAGATCGATACCTTCACTCTATTACGGGGTTTAGCTCGACAGGTTTGGGAAGAAATTAGGCGAGACTCTGAAGAACAGAATTGCCCACCTATGAATCAGGGCTGTTCGATTGACCAATTTACTCGCCTGAAACCTTCTGCATTTGTGGGCGGTGTTGACCTACTTGTAGCAgacaattgaaattaggaataactccccaagagggggggtgaattggcttttaaaatttcttttaattcttttttagaattcttaaacttattttatttcttttaaccaatttgactgatttgtttaatttgttaaacactcaagaacttaatttctttacttaatttttaacgatacaaacatccaatcattcaaccaaaccaatgaacaaaaattataaagtaaacaaacaagccaatacacaacacttatgtaatataacaactcaagatggttgtttgtttatatttgccaaatttgaaccaagccctatagtgaatgagaatttatgcttgttgatgtaaagccatgtatagatgaatcaaatcactctttccaaatatttagaactcaaataaactattggtaaatttatctttgggatgttaaccaagtaacgtactcctgtaaggtttccgcaagatatggtgtaaccaacgtactctctttcagttttcaaaatccaaatcaaaattaaatcttaagtttgtttgatttccaaatattacgtagtatatatgattatcaaataaactatccacgcaatttaaatatgctgaaaataaagagtaagggaaagagagaatgagatggaaatttttacgaggttcggcttatacccagcctacgtcctcgcccttggcaatcCACCAAAgtattcactaaacctgttccgttgacgggtgaaacaaacctttacaacctccttggttaaggctagagcccgccttctccaaacaatattccctcgtccggtcactcctttaggctagagcccgcctctctaagcaatatccccttgcttagccaacgatccaaacaatccttggaatgtcaaagaactacaagaaatacaagataagatctgcgaacaagtatactctcttaaagagcaagttagtacaatttcagcactatatacttgaatgtaaaatatcaatatgaaatacaatgaaactcaagtgtagaattcaccaatatccttcttagataaggatttgcagtagaaattcagaggatgaaggattagcacttcagaatatctcagcaaaatagtttttcaatgagtgaacaagagagctttggaagaataagagtgcttcaactttacaagcagatttttcaattcttggatagttttgatttgcaaaaccatgtatttataggctttcaaacttgtttgcatgttgaaaaagttttcttagagagtttaccaattttttagaaagtttggagctcaaacggctatattttaaaatattagaatttaaaaaatttgcccgttgaacaatatTCAGATGTCTGACAACAGTGACCTagcttcagtgttttggccataaagttttctatataacttcaaattatgtgttcttggtgtcaaaagaaagctaagagaaaatactacaacttttatgttgactaatttttaaaataatgaaattttgatagataaaaattcaccgcaatgcggctatataaaaactaacagtatttgggaaaactcttttcggtgctttttattccaaaaatgattctaaccttttttaaaataatttttgaccttataaaaatatttttcaggtattttaaaaggtatctaggtctaagaaattaacccatgagtttcaaaatattttaaacaatattttaaacattaaagcacttacgtaaaaacttctaagatattaacattctaagttcttgagtcttcatgctttgtccttggattgagttcatcttttcttcaagcttccatattctttgcgctttctcacttttcctttatttggctctttggactttaatatgccttagctttcaacaactcattcatgtcctcatattcttcaagatttcatatatcatctttaaatccatgctttgactcatttaagtttcatttgatccttgtgagtaatttcaccttactttctcatatgtgagccctgaaataacattactcgcacaaatacattaaatttcacttatttgttagcatcaaaacaagataacaagattttaagccttgtaaggccaacaagctGGGTGCAATAAATGGAGAAAATATTGGTAGTGTTATCTTGCACTGAGGCACAAAAGGTTCTCTTCGCTACCTTTAAGTTAACAGGGGAGGCCGAGTGCTGGTGGCAAGCAGTAAAACTGCTAGAGGAACAGCGGGCAGTACCCACGGATATGACTTTTAGTCGTTTTAAGGAGCTTTTCTATGATCGGTACTTCCCTGCCACCATCAGGGCTGCGAAGGCAGAGAAATTCTTCCACCCGACTCAGGGGCAACTTATTGTGCAGCAGTACGCTGTGAAGTTCATGGAGCTATCCCGTTTTGCACCTTTTATGGTTCCAAATGAGTTCCaaaaggcgaggtggtttgagaggggattGAAACTAAGAATTCATGAGCAAGTGGTAGTCTTAAAGGTGCAGAGCTTTTCAGAGTTGGTGGATAGAGCCGCCGTGGCAAAATTGAGTCTGCAGAGGAGTGCAGAGATGGCAGagtagaggaagaggcctatgcctctcAGTTTTTCTGAAGATGCCAAACAGGGCTCGTGGAAGAGGGACAGATATGTTGGGGGATAGAGATCTGATAGAGGTAATCAAGGACGTCAGAGCGATTCGTAACCTCCTTATTGTGCTCGTTGTAAgttgaggcattggggagaatgcctaACTAGGAACATTAAGTGCTATTGGTGCGGCAGATACGGCCACATGGCCCGAGATTGTCGAAGACTGCCGAACAACGCACCCACCTCTAATCAGCACCAGAGGAATGAGCCGCTTCCTCGTGGTGGTCCAGCGCGTGTATATACCATGGTTCCGGCTGATAAGGATATTGCTTGTGGTGCAGGAGTAGATAAGATTTTATATtaaagattgatttgattttagattCATATCCTTACTTAGAATTGTGGAGTATATTGAATCTGTGGTATAATGATGATTAAGTAATTTTAGAGTTCTGAAAAAGCATtgattagcgaatttcgaggataaaattttataaggaggggagaatgtaacgaaaaaaaaaaataaaaattaaaaaaaattattattaataattaatcaattaattaatattaagaaaattaattaaattaataaatttgaagattatgtgcatatatatatatataagtatataaaataataatattattatataagatcTATATAAGTATATTATAATGGATGCTTCCTGAAGCTTGGATAAGCTTTAGGAAgacttcttctttcttcttctttcctgcGAAGGCAACACTAACCTGCAtccatttcttttttcttttttttttttcctttcctcaCTCCTCCATTCacttcactctctctcctcaatttttcgacaaatattcggccgatcaaaaatcgaagaataccactggactccattttctgtcaccaacatttctactgaaatggatttgtcataagagcaacataggcatatctcctggggtaaggcaaattctcacttttacctcaatttttcttaaattttaagccaaatgggcgatcgaaaaccaccacgagaatttagggatgattctctataagtctagcagaacagatttctcgtggggttgttGTAGAAATAGCttcaaaattaggataaatgagttatttagaaattaattgatatttaattattcttAATTaggaaaagttaaaataatattttattggggttgatttgattgaattagggttcgagTGAGTGccgtgggtataattttgggagccctacaggcgtggttcagggaatcaggtaaaggggaataaaattatatcagtattttattaaggtgaactggtCATTTATGAGCacatgaaatttattatttatctatatgatttctAGAACCGCATGAGTActagaaaaatgatgattttgtttaaggtttgtatttgggataattgcttatgatattaaattcgtgtgacatgggaacaatttttcctaataaattgaatatgaattagtGTGGCATTTGGGTTTACATGTGGGAATGTTTGGAATGATCATGACATGATGAATAAATTGTTAcatttgactcctgtgtggaaatgtatagATCTGTaaggatactgtgtgggaaatgaattgatctattagattcctgtgtggaaatgcattgatgcgtctatgtgaattaactggtgtggttattcgtatgcatctcaatataacgttggcatgaggaggttgttatattaccTAGATACAAaccatgatatgacgttggcagattgaggagctcgtcatattgtcgtttatatggggtaggacattagaagatcgaggagcttgttctattgATATACTATGGGAAGGTcgtggggattggatactggtaaATAGTGGTGTCTGTCTAAGCCACGTGtcgcggaagctggagtggtgcctgtgtgggccacgttatatcctgtgtggataatggcgcctatgtaggccatgttatgtatcctgtgtggatggttGTGCCTGTGTGGGatatgttatataccctgtgtgggtagtggtgcctgtgtgggccacgtgtagataagaagtgcgtaggtgcctgtgtgggccacgtactgatatgtacacAGTTGTTCTATGtgagccacgtactgaggacattggaagacgaagtatgagatgcatgattcctgtgtggatgtgttgtgtgcatgtaaatttaattatagcataataataataataataataataataataataataataataataataataataatatagcatattgtgaatgcatataTGTGCATCcggtgaggtaaacataccactaggggcttgttgagaaaggcgagtgctctactAGATAgcttcttggtatcagtgcaaagggatactacttgtatgggcggtcCTGATTCCCAGAAACCTtcacctttaaaataataaagatgtgtatactggcggcgaggtaattcttcacctgagggcttactggttaatgtgagtgctctggtaggtagtttttagtaccaaagcagaaggaaactacttgtatgggcgaataatcttccctatcctcggagactttcgcctgcataaaaattatatacttgtgcatattggatgtgtatatgatattagatatcaatgatgttattaatgatatgttttctcagttgttattgatgttatatgagaagcattttttttttatatgtaaatattaaaactcatttgtcagacactgttataatttattctacccttactgagaagtgtctcaccctagtggattaacaactttttaggttcttctggagatcgggtttgaaggcctaggctgggactgtttttgttggtttctttttggggtattgggagatattgatatatatacaactatatttgtactaggttatgttttaaatactggttgtgaatacggatatctggatgttgtagtgttcgtttttggggTTGTTATATAggactctagtatttatttgaggttatttatttatgttccgctatgtgcatgttaattatggtgtcagatacaggtgattggaacatgtGACACCCGAGCCCCACCTagcgggttcggggcatcacacacacacagcacataGCACATAGCATCTACACACAGCACACAACATATAGCACATAGCATATATGCACAACACACAACATATAGCACATAGCATATATGCACAACACACAACATATAGCACATAGCATATATGCACAACACAcagcgcacacacacacacaacacacagcacacacacacagcacacaatgcacacacacacacttaaatACACACATGCacgaattttttatttttatatgattgttttgtttgtgtttttttaggGTCATTATCATCATGTTTACATTTAGGTATTCTtattgcttattattattattattattattgttgttgttgttgttgttgttgttgttgttgttattattattattattattattatttgggtgatattttggtttattattatttttatcatgtatatatataggtaatatggtgatatattatttcatattgttttttattattatgcttattatgttataaggttgttatgcatatataatttaggtgtattagggtttattatattgtttctattatcatgtatatgttatgattcattattttatattgtatGTAATATAATGGTTTACcatataatattgtattattatcatgttaaatgTTTAGTATTGAATATCGAATTTcgatttgatttattactataagtctAAAAGTTACCATACTGATTGTTTGCATATTAGTAATAgcttgaataggtttccataagttcattatttgcttgcctttaatttgatttgtttcattaattaattgccTATATACGTGTGTATTGTATCTTTAATTGGGTgtcaatattaaggtaaataaaatttgtatattattattgctataaatattgttattattattcctatcatcattatttattattatccttatcatttaatacttactattattatcgtatttattatttactgttattattattattattattattattattattattattatttattcgttattattactattatatttactgCGTAtattaatatggtattattatgatactactattatagtgtagcgccgcaatattaatatgatattatcagtatagggctattattatagtaatatgtttttattattgttactattgttattactttttattattactaatgttaaatattcttagtatttttgttttttgggtatatttatattttggtatcatgtattatgatatttatttttattattttatagtattatttattttcatatatatatccctatgatttcaaaaaggggtacGAGCTTTcgagcttcacgtacctttagttctgagggaatatatattatatatatttttgcgtgatttattttttaaaatttgtattccaaaaattcactaaaaggggTTAACTTTTAaagatctattaaattaaatttgggataattcttaattaattaggtaccgttcataagaacgagcacatagggggtgctcgtacattcccctcgtgtaaccgaactcccgatcccggcTTTGGTAACGTACACCAATCCTACCCTTAACTGgatagtaattaagtgttctaaccacactaaaaggttagtggcgattccattcctatttttcctgaaaatttaaaccacaatttTTATTTCACCCACCCCAGGGCACACACACTTCGAGACATCACGAcacttgtgttgaacgccaaccgCATGGCTGCtgtagtacattgtgaattgcatgctggtaatggatttaggttcttgcatgctcaaactcactagtatttgcatgatgcatattattgtgatttgttttcttgaatctatcaagttttagtgcaggattttttttttggaaaatgtccaatttacagacggcatgctaccgaaattttgttaaggttttttccagaataaaatCATGTACgaagaaacgtatgcatgatcagttaaaacttaaagtcattctaactcgtgcctctcacgtgttgatattcataagaaaataggcgatcttaggcttatcattgaaaatGTCCAATATCGTTAGCTAAGAACAACAGTGTATAGAATAAAgggaaaggtcaagaactaaatgccatataagtgaaagtcacttatgaacattaaaacccattaaagaatcaaaactcgaaacctcctatacattaaaaacttttatagtcaaactcaagttagcaaattaaatcctaaggaccagaGACAAGCttaaaaatctccaacaaagtaaaggcaatcttaaaaccttctaaaaatcatcaGCAAAGTGTACATGAGAAACAGACTTCATTCCTGCCAaacaacaaaccttgcataagacaacaagcctcacacctaattagcaccctaattaagacatttaccaccaaattgaacaaaaaatgaaataacaaaCTGCCATGAAGAAAACGGAAGATGTAAAACAGGATTCcaccactattagtgacgaatttgtaattcatcactaataccctattattagtgatgaatttgaatcattcactaatattgtactattagtgacaaatttataattcatcactaataccctactattagtgatgaatttgagctgaaccgatgtaaaatttatagtgatggtattaggattttagtgatggttataatccgtcactaatactcccttattagtgacgaattttaaattcgtcacaaATATTTAGTAGTAAtggtagatatagcaactaatttgaaatcgtcactaatacttataaatttgtcactaatagtattagtgacaaatttatgagtattagtgacggatccgatccttcactaataccctgattttttgtaatGATTTATTACAACTCAATGACGTCAGCATGACATCACCCTGCCACGTGGCCTCATCCGAGTGGCCTGAGGTAAATGGCCAAGATCGCTTACGTGGCAGCGATCCAACTGTCCAGAAAAAACACAAATTGGACGACTGATATTTGACCACGTCAGTCTTGAAATACTTTGCCCAAAATGTGACACATGTCACCATGCGGTGGTGACACATGTCCCACTatcctaaataaaaaataaaaatttctctctcctctctcatttttccccgattttctctctctctcttcttcctctctctctctctctctctctctctctctctctctctctctctctctctccttttatgGTTCTTCCTCCTTTCCATTTTCTATTCCTTtattttctctctattttttttattcatctCTACAGCTCACCTTCTTTCTCTGCCCTCTTCTCTTTCtatcttcttccttctctcttcattctcTGCTCTCCacacaccctctctctctctctctctctctctctctctctctctctctctattctggTTCTTCCCCCCTCGCAATTTCTCATCTCTTCTCAACCCTCCATTTCTGCTCTCTAATCTTACAttttctcactttctctctcctcttctatgtgattttttttttgttcaatgATTACGCATCAACGTTGcgtaattaaatatttaaatgcattaattaaatatcactattttaattaaatacttaagtatgtcccatattttaatcagtgagctcatttgataattttaagataattatcctatttttgttAGAGATTTACGAATATGCATGTTTAATTATTACAggataatttttttgaaaatttggagagGTCATGCATTTAATTTCTTGGGCCATGCATGCAATAACAAGGAGATTGGGTCATGCAAAATGATGTAAATTGAGGCGTTGAGTGCAAAAACGAAGCTAATTAGGCAATTATAGATAGTTTCAACACTATTTCATAATCTgtacgtaactctctcatccgacctctGATTCAAATGATTTAAGTTGATGTAGAAATCTAAGAACtttcatgttttgtgttttgagagATACTTGTTGCATCAAGGTCGAAAGCGGACGTGAAGTTATCATACGctatttttatggactatttcgtcATTGTTTGTAATCTGGGCATAACATTTTTATCCCAACTCCGATTGAAGTAATTCATGATGATATGGAAAGCCAATAAAATTCTCTACAATTTTGATGATTTGGgttttgagagatacgggctgtaagaaggtcaaaattgggcttgaaagtgCAAGGCAAGTCGTGTGCTTTTGAATTAAAAGGAAAAGCCCATGTGTGAGGCTCACGATGTGACCACATGGAAGGGCATGCAAAGAGGCACTCGAGCTGTGCGCTAGGCCTCTCCCTCTCCATGgcaattttgaaaattcaaggtTTTGGAAGGCATGAATGAAAAGCAAATTTGAAAAGTCAACAAAAGGTGgctttttagtttattatttcttTAGGATTGAAGGAGGGTTTCCTTTTCTTTTGGGGGCTGGAAGAAGCACCGCACAGTAGCTGGGGAGCACAAGTtatgttcgtaaagaagaaatacgagacgatgaggatgtgtattgactataaagagataaataaagtgactgttaagaataagtatcatcttcctcgtattgatgatttgttcgatTAGTTTCAGGGAACACGggtttattccaagattgatcttcaatccgggtaccatcaggtgaaaattaaatcagaggatattccaaagacaacttttcgaaccaggtatggccactatgagttctt from Malania oleifera isolate guangnan ecotype guangnan chromosome 9, ASM2987363v1, whole genome shotgun sequence carries:
- the LOC131163352 gene encoding uncharacterized protein LOC131163352 — its product is MEKILVVLSCTEAQKVLFATFKLTGEAECWWQAVKLLEEQRAVPTDMTFSRFKELFYDRYFPATIRAAKAEKFFHPTQGQLIVQQYAVKFMELSRFAPFMVPNEFQKARWFERGLKLRIHEQVVVLKVQSFSELVDRAAVAKLSLQRSAEMAE